The following proteins are co-located in the Desulfonauticus submarinus genome:
- a CDS encoding CHASE4 domain-containing protein: MLSIRRKIIIFWIITSILLFVGTLLLIQGTFFSTFQSLEKNQAIKQINVAKEWLEGIKEHLKGYAIDWAAWDETYDFIYNLSPDYVSRNLMPDSFTALQTNAIMYYNAKGKLLYYKAIDIYQKTEISLPIDFLEFLSKFIKTQKVDFPHTKAWGDYFYSSQGLIIFTGSPIVTSDFQGPIRGTVVLARIITPQDLSVFFKKYHFLLKILPAKNKNFKQVEFISDLKMKVATLLSAQGEKQYILLQTILPRNLHLQFKKLQLFFTGSMVVLTIVIFLGFAFFLQKNILQDLHLLVKSLPTLVSPSKFEKITLQPKSRETFTLISSINTLLDKIKNLLEEENKKKKTLNTILENLPLGIVLIRKKDNQILWTNSNFLKMTNYSLKELQSKKCSHYICQPTTEIDLQDFDKDLDLLEVELLSKQGQKIFCLKKAIEIDYEGESCILEILIDITKYKELEHELRQAEKLKTTGLLAGTVAHELNNLFSSLVLYPEILQRKLPRNSDLNKPLTTIKDSALRAATLVEDLLTLARRNLPTQETLNLSEVIKECQNSPEIQKILTHYPKIKLKWPHSDLKAPIKGNKTLLMKAIFNTIKNSVEAIDSQGEVKITLKVIRLKETLQGYETIPAGEYVYLSIEDTGKGISPQVLSHIFEPFFSQKPLGQSGTGLGTTVIWNVIKDMKGYIDVKSKLGKGTIFSFYLPLSKEKIPTIPKNSNVNLQYLPAYNLKVLVVDDKKEQRDLAKTVLEEFSCKVETATNGQETFDKLQNKSFDLIMLDVLLENENGIDIAEKILKIDSEQKIILVTGYAETEKIEQALKLGVLTYIKKPYTLEKIYQTLKKYFS, encoded by the coding sequence ATGTTATCGATCCGACGCAAAATTATAATTTTCTGGATAATTACCAGCATTCTTCTCTTTGTAGGAACTCTTCTTCTTATTCAAGGAACTTTTTTCTCTACTTTTCAAAGTCTGGAAAAAAATCAAGCCATCAAACAAATCAACGTGGCTAAAGAATGGCTTGAAGGGATCAAAGAACACCTTAAAGGATATGCAATTGATTGGGCAGCCTGGGATGAAACGTATGATTTTATCTATAATTTAAGTCCTGACTATGTTTCTCGCAATCTTATGCCAGACAGCTTCACCGCCCTTCAAACAAATGCAATAATGTACTATAACGCAAAAGGCAAACTTCTCTATTATAAGGCAATAGATATTTATCAAAAAACAGAGATTTCTCTCCCAATAGATTTTTTAGAATTTCTTTCTAAATTCATTAAAACCCAAAAAGTTGATTTTCCTCACACTAAAGCGTGGGGAGATTATTTCTATTCTTCTCAGGGGTTAATCATTTTTACAGGTTCTCCAATCGTTACTAGTGATTTTCAAGGTCCTATTAGAGGTACTGTAGTTCTAGCTAGAATTATAACTCCTCAAGATTTAAGTGTTTTCTTTAAAAAATATCATTTTCTTTTAAAAATATTACCAGCCAAAAACAAAAATTTTAAACAAGTAGAATTTATTTCAGATTTAAAGATGAAAGTTGCCACCCTTCTTTCAGCTCAGGGAGAAAAACAATATATACTGCTCCAAACAATCTTGCCTAGAAATCTTCACCTTCAATTTAAAAAATTACAGCTTTTTTTCACAGGTAGTATGGTGGTCCTAACTATAGTAATCTTTTTAGGCTTTGCTTTCTTTTTACAAAAAAATATACTTCAAGATTTGCACCTTCTAGTAAAAAGTCTGCCCACACTAGTATCACCATCTAAATTTGAAAAAATAACTCTACAACCTAAAAGTCGAGAAACCTTCACTTTAATCTCTTCTATCAACACCCTATTAGATAAAATAAAAAATCTTTTAGAAGAAGAAAATAAAAAGAAGAAAACCCTTAATACTATCTTAGAAAATTTACCACTAGGAATCGTTTTAATTAGAAAAAAAGATAACCAAATTCTATGGACAAACTCTAACTTTCTTAAAATGACTAATTATTCTCTAAAAGAATTACAGTCAAAAAAATGTTCGCATTACATTTGCCAACCAACTACAGAAATAGATCTCCAAGATTTTGATAAAGATTTAGATCTATTAGAGGTAGAACTACTCTCTAAACAAGGACAAAAAATATTTTGCCTAAAAAAAGCAATAGAAATTGACTACGAAGGGGAAAGCTGCATCCTTGAAATTTTAATTGATATTACTAAATATAAAGAATTAGAACATGAACTTCGCCAAGCAGAAAAATTAAAAACCACAGGGCTCTTAGCAGGTACAGTCGCTCACGAACTAAATAATTTATTCTCTTCTCTTGTTCTCTATCCTGAAATACTTCAAAGAAAACTACCGCGTAACAGTGATCTCAACAAACCTCTTACAACTATTAAAGATTCGGCTCTCCGCGCTGCAACCCTTGTAGAAGACCTTTTAACCTTAGCTAGACGCAACTTACCAACTCAAGAAACATTAAATTTAAGTGAGGTAATAAAAGAATGTCAAAATTCACCAGAAATACAAAAAATATTAACCCATTATCCTAAAATTAAACTAAAATGGCCACATTCTGATTTAAAAGCTCCAATTAAAGGGAATAAAACTCTCTTAATGAAGGCTATTTTCAACACTATAAAAAACAGTGTAGAAGCCATTGATAGTCAAGGTGAAGTTAAAATAACATTAAAAGTGATAAGGTTAAAAGAAACTCTTCAAGGGTATGAAACAATCCCTGCTGGCGAATATGTTTACCTATCTATCGAGGACACAGGAAAAGGTATTTCTCCCCAAGTACTATCACACATTTTTGAGCCTTTTTTTAGCCAAAAACCTTTAGGGCAAAGCGGTACGGGGCTAGGAACAACTGTCATCTGGAATGTTATAAAAGATATGAAGGGATACATTGATGTTAAAAGTAAATTGGGTAAAGGAACAATATTTTCCTTTTACTTACCTCTAAGCAAAGAAAAAATACCTACTATTCCCAAAAACTCTAATGTAAACTTACAATATTTGCCAGCCTATAACTTAAAAGTGCTTGTTGTTGATGATAAAAAAGAACAACGAGATTTGGCAAAAACTGTTTTAGAAGAATTTTCTTGTAAAGTAGAAACAGCTACAAATGGGCAAGAAACTTTCGATAAACTCCAAAATAAATCATTTGACCTTATCATGCTCGATGTATTACTTGAAAATGAGAATGGTATTGATATTGCTGAAAAAATATTAAAAATCGACTCTGAACAAAAAATTATCTTGGTAACAGGGTATGCTGAAACTGAAAAAATTGAACAAGCTCTAAAACTAGGAGTATTAACTTATATTAAAAAACCTTATACCTTAGAAAAAATATATCAAACCCTAAAAAAATACTTCTCTTAG
- the rpoZ gene encoding DNA-directed RNA polymerase subunit omega, with amino-acid sequence MARITVDDCLKQVNNRFVLIHMTIKRIKQYKEGYNPLVKSKNKEVVTALREIAAGKVLLADESLEVGGRSS; translated from the coding sequence ATGGCCCGCATTACAGTAGATGATTGCTTAAAACAAGTTAATAATAGGTTTGTCTTAATTCATATGACTATAAAACGAATAAAGCAGTATAAAGAAGGATATAATCCTTTGGTTAAAAGTAAAAATAAAGAAGTTGTTACTGCTTTAAGAGAGATAGCTGCTGGGAAGGTATTATTAGCAGACGAGAGTTTGGAAGTTGGAGGTAGGTCTAGTTAA
- a CDS encoding HD-GYP domain-containing protein, with protein sequence MALALIIIFIIFGITLFISYKIYKNKLEQTTNEDIALIEALAYQAENKESGIEKHLERTKHYIYHLAQHLKKYTKYRKILTQEYIENLVKASIVHDIGKVAVPQNILFKKGKLTEQEFEIIKEHCLYGAKIINIAKTKFPNSLFLKLAMEIILYHHERFDGTGYPKGLKAENIPLSARIMAIVDVYDTMRSKKCYKEPLEHEQCVQYILSERGKHFDPVLVDAFYSVERTFLKISLKFAESRDSLID encoded by the coding sequence ATGGCTTTAGCATTAATAATTATATTTATTATTTTTGGAATTACTTTATTTATCTCTTATAAGATATATAAAAACAAACTAGAACAGACAACAAATGAAGATATAGCTTTAATAGAAGCACTTGCTTATCAAGCAGAAAACAAAGAGTCTGGCATAGAAAAACATTTGGAAAGAACAAAACATTACATATATCATCTAGCTCAACACCTAAAAAAATACACTAAATACCGAAAAATCCTAACTCAAGAATATATTGAGAATCTAGTAAAGGCATCTATTGTCCATGATATTGGTAAGGTCGCTGTACCTCAAAACATTTTATTTAAGAAAGGAAAATTAACTGAACAAGAGTTTGAAATTATTAAAGAACACTGTTTATATGGGGCAAAAATAATTAATATTGCTAAAACTAAATTCCCTAATTCTTTGTTTTTAAAACTTGCCATGGAAATTATTTTATACCATCATGAGAGATTCGACGGCACTGGTTATCCCAAAGGATTAAAAGCAGAAAACATTCCTCTTAGCGCTCGTATTATGGCAATTGTAGATGTATATGATACCATGCGAAGTAAAAAATGCTATAAAGAACCTCTTGAACATGAACAATGTGTTCAGTATATTCTTTCTGAACGGGGTAAACATTTTGACCCTGTCTTAGTTGACGCTTTTTATTCAGTAGAGAGAACATTTCTCAAAATCTCCTTAAAATTTGCAGAATCCAGAGACAGTTTGATAGATTAA
- the hisF gene encoding imidazole glycerol phosphate synthase subunit HisF has protein sequence MLSKRVIPCLDVRDGKLTKGIKFKGNVDIGDPVETARIYYEQGADEIVFYDITASHEGRGIMLKVVEKVASQIFIPFSVGGGISSVKDMRNVLLAGAEKISINSAAVKNPSLISEGAEAFGSQCIVVGMDVLKVPVSKKIPSGYEVVIHGGRKPMGIDALWWAKEVERLGAGEICLNSIDADGTKNGYELNITSLIAENVRIPVIASGGAGHPQHMVDAVTKGKASAALIASIVHYGEWTIPNIKKYMQDKGVKVRIVW, from the coding sequence ATGCTTAGTAAAAGAGTAATCCCTTGTCTTGATGTAAGAGACGGCAAGCTTACTAAGGGTATAAAGTTTAAAGGGAACGTAGATATCGGCGATCCTGTAGAAACAGCTCGCATTTATTATGAACAAGGAGCTGATGAAATAGTATTTTATGATATTACTGCCTCTCATGAAGGCAGAGGCATTATGTTAAAAGTAGTAGAAAAGGTAGCTTCTCAAATTTTTATCCCCTTTTCAGTAGGAGGAGGTATTTCTTCTGTTAAAGATATGCGCAACGTTCTTTTAGCAGGAGCAGAAAAAATTTCTATTAACTCTGCAGCAGTAAAAAATCCTTCTCTTATCTCTGAAGGAGCAGAGGCATTTGGTTCCCAATGTATTGTAGTTGGCATGGATGTATTAAAAGTCCCTGTTTCTAAAAAAATACCATCTGGATATGAGGTCGTTATTCATGGAGGCCGCAAACCAATGGGAATAGATGCCCTTTGGTGGGCCAAAGAAGTAGAACGTTTAGGAGCAGGAGAAATTTGTTTAAACTCTATTGATGCAGACGGCACAAAAAATGGTTATGAATTAAATATAACCAGCCTTATTGCAGAAAATGTCAGAATCCCTGTTATTGCTTCTGGAGGGGCAGGTCATCCACAACATATGGTGGATGCTGTTACCAAAGGAAAAGCATCTGCAGCTCTAATTGCGTCTATTGTTCATTATGGAGAATGGACAATCCCAAATATAAAAAAATATATGCAAGATAAAGGAGTAAAAGTTAGAATTGTCTGGTAA
- the hisH gene encoding imidazole glycerol phosphate synthase subunit HisH, translating to MIAIINYEAGNLTSVKRALDYLNIPNIITKDPTTILNSQAIIFPGVGAAGSAMSNLIENNLDKVLHQAKDNSIPILGICLGSQIVLEVSEENNTKTLGLIPGKCKRFSPDLKDQDGNYINIPHMGWNSVSLKQECILFDNIESKAEFYFVHSYYPAPEKNFILGTTKYGLEFCSVLGKDRLWAVQFHPEKSGRPGLKLLENFYNYARRIKNA from the coding sequence ATGATTGCTATTATTAATTATGAAGCAGGTAACTTAACGAGTGTCAAAAGAGCCTTAGACTATTTAAATATTCCTAATATTATAACCAAAGATCCTACTACCATTTTAAACAGCCAAGCTATTATTTTTCCAGGGGTTGGAGCTGCTGGCTCTGCAATGTCTAATCTAATTGAAAACAATCTAGACAAAGTTTTACATCAAGCAAAAGACAACTCCATCCCAATATTAGGAATATGTCTTGGCTCTCAAATAGTTCTAGAAGTTAGTGAAGAAAATAATACCAAAACTTTGGGTTTAATTCCTGGTAAATGCAAAAGATTTTCTCCTGATTTAAAAGATCAAGATGGGAATTATATAAACATTCCACACATGGGATGGAATAGTGTTTCTTTAAAACAAGAATGTATTTTATTTGACAATATAGAATCTAAAGCTGAATTTTATTTTGTCCATTCATATTATCCTGCACCTGAAAAAAATTTTATTCTGGGTACTACTAAATATGGTCTGGAATTTTGCTCAGTGCTTGGCAAAGATAGGCTTTGGGCTGTTCAGTTTCATCCTGAAAAAAGTGGCCGTCCTGGACTAAAATTATTAGAAAATTTCTACAACTATGCACGGAGAATAAAAAATGCTTAG
- a CDS encoding GldG family protein, whose translation MRRIQIFFTVLLGLVILVGVNVLVQKADWQVDLTKNKRYSLSNQSKKIVQDLKDKVTVLCFYRPGESGKKHLEELLKLYARESKNFSYEFIDPDRAPALAKEYDIYQSGQVVVIKGKKKEKLLFPNEEKLTNALIRLCNEEKGKVYIVKGHGEESLNGGERSIAKLDSILAEEGVQVEELSLLGLKEIPKDALAVLILGPKKDFLEVELKLLQKYLSKGGRLFIALAPEEKTNLTSFVTSQFKIKVLKGFILDPVGKLVVGSFMAALAQDYPYHAITDNFNVLTVFPTALGFELKKQTSSNKWKVGPLLQTGQGAWLETDIESLKQGKAEFDPKEDMQGPIVFAFWAERSLNSESKTKLKSRVLVFGDDDFFTDKYIGIGGNKDLLRNALRWIRERDAFISISKPKIANSFLFLKPGEKWILTWVPLVILPLVCLFMAILVVVRRRWEK comes from the coding sequence ATGAGAAGAATTCAGATATTTTTTACTGTTCTCTTGGGTTTAGTTATTTTAGTAGGAGTGAATGTGTTGGTGCAAAAAGCAGATTGGCAGGTAGATTTGACAAAGAATAAACGCTATTCGCTTTCTAATCAAAGTAAAAAAATTGTCCAAGATTTGAAAGATAAAGTTACAGTTTTGTGTTTTTATAGGCCAGGAGAAAGTGGTAAAAAACATTTAGAAGAACTCTTAAAATTATATGCAAGGGAAAGTAAAAATTTTTCTTATGAGTTTATTGATCCAGATAGAGCTCCTGCCTTGGCTAAGGAGTATGATATTTATCAGTCAGGACAAGTAGTGGTGATAAAAGGTAAAAAAAAGGAAAAACTTTTGTTTCCTAATGAGGAGAAACTTACTAATGCCCTCATTAGACTTTGTAATGAAGAGAAGGGAAAAGTTTATATAGTTAAAGGGCATGGAGAAGAAAGTTTAAATGGAGGAGAGAGAAGTATTGCTAAGTTGGATTCAATATTGGCTGAAGAGGGGGTTCAAGTAGAAGAGCTAAGTTTGCTTGGCTTAAAAGAAATTCCAAAAGATGCTCTGGCTGTATTAATTTTAGGTCCTAAAAAAGATTTTTTAGAAGTAGAATTAAAGCTTTTACAAAAATATTTATCTAAAGGCGGAAGACTTTTTATCGCCTTAGCCCCTGAGGAGAAGACCAATTTGACTTCTTTTGTGACTTCCCAATTTAAAATTAAGGTTCTAAAAGGGTTTATTTTAGATCCTGTGGGTAAATTAGTAGTTGGTAGCTTTATGGCAGCGTTGGCTCAAGATTATCCATATCATGCAATTACTGATAATTTTAATGTTCTTACAGTATTTCCTACAGCTTTAGGTTTTGAGTTAAAAAAACAAACTAGCTCCAATAAATGGAAGGTAGGGCCCTTGCTTCAAACAGGGCAAGGAGCTTGGCTAGAAACAGATATTGAGTCCTTAAAGCAGGGCAAGGCAGAATTTGATCCCAAGGAAGATATGCAAGGTCCTATAGTATTTGCATTTTGGGCAGAAAGGTCTTTAAATAGTGAGAGTAAAACAAAACTAAAGAGTAGAGTTTTAGTATTTGGAGATGATGATTTTTTTACAGATAAATATATAGGCATTGGTGGTAATAAAGATTTGCTTAGGAATGCTTTGAGATGGATAAGAGAACGAGATGCATTTATTAGTATCTCTAAGCCTAAGATAGCAAATTCATTTTTATTTCTAAAACCAGGAGAGAAATGGATTTTAACCTGGGTCCCGCTTGTTATTTTGCCTTTAGTCTGTTTGTTTATGGCTATTTTGGTCGTTGTACGAAGAAGATGGGAGAAATAG
- a CDS encoding DUF4340 domain-containing protein: MKRIWILCIVAVLVWIGVYWGDKATKKEQLQWPNFSKQRIDQIVFPNFSLLKKENKWWVKKADKLFPANSSEIEALFRFLTQNRLKRIVGTISTKEWTNFGLKETQKIVIKGDKFNFSLIYGDENPTKDGIYALTSLFPNKLILLPWEYKTKFKGQPKEFYQLHLFSFQDEDILRLKKFENKSLKWEIKRIGSSSFVFANPPSLKRYKVSVSEATSLFFNLASLQGTDFVVDPDKPKLLFTLEYTLKDYSKGKLYILKSGQTFLAKCPQKTWYYILDQSRVDSLNKDAFLLRDRHFLSLDEDNVNRVEIYTPTKDISIYRKEKSWYELSSNKEFYGLNLILWELKDLEYTKISHKREVVKGTKKLVLILKDAKNKELLQVSFWPSKEAKDRFWVKVRGRDDIYLVETDLVQEVQNRLKDKF; this comes from the coding sequence ATGAAACGCATTTGGATTTTATGTATAGTGGCTGTACTTGTTTGGATAGGAGTATATTGGGGAGATAAAGCTACTAAGAAAGAGCAATTGCAATGGCCAAATTTTTCAAAGCAAAGAATAGATCAAATTGTATTTCCTAATTTTTCTTTACTTAAAAAAGAAAATAAGTGGTGGGTTAAAAAAGCAGATAAGTTGTTTCCAGCAAATAGTTCAGAGATAGAAGCACTTTTTCGTTTTTTAACCCAGAATAGACTAAAAAGGATAGTTGGGACAATTAGCACTAAGGAATGGACCAATTTTGGTTTAAAAGAGACCCAAAAAATAGTTATAAAGGGGGATAAGTTTAATTTTTCTTTAATTTATGGAGATGAAAATCCAACCAAAGATGGAATTTATGCTTTAACCTCTTTATTTCCTAACAAATTGATTTTGTTGCCATGGGAGTATAAAACAAAATTTAAGGGACAACCAAAAGAATTTTATCAACTCCACTTATTTTCTTTTCAAGATGAGGATATCCTTCGTTTAAAAAAGTTTGAAAATAAGAGTTTAAAGTGGGAGATTAAACGCATAGGAAGCTCAAGCTTTGTTTTTGCAAATCCACCAAGTTTAAAGAGATATAAAGTCAGTGTAAGTGAGGCTACTTCTTTGTTTTTTAATTTAGCTTCTTTGCAAGGGACTGATTTTGTGGTAGACCCAGATAAACCCAAGCTGCTTTTTACTTTAGAGTATACTTTAAAAGATTATTCTAAAGGAAAACTTTATATTTTAAAGTCAGGACAAACATTTTTAGCTAAATGTCCTCAAAAAACATGGTATTATATACTTGACCAATCACGGGTAGATAGTCTAAATAAAGACGCTTTTTTGTTACGAGATCGTCATTTTCTTTCCTTGGACGAGGATAATGTTAATAGAGTAGAGATCTATACCCCAACCAAAGATATTTCTATTTATAGAAAAGAAAAGTCTTGGTATGAACTCTCTTCAAATAAAGAATTTTATGGGCTTAATTTGATTTTATGGGAGTTAAAAGATTTAGAATATACTAAGATTTCTCATAAGAGAGAGGTGGTAAAAGGTACAAAAAAATTAGTTCTAATTCTAAAAGATGCTAAAAACAAAGAATTGTTACAAGTTTCTTTCTGGCCTTCAAAGGAGGCTAAAGATAGGTTTTGGGTAAAAGTTAGAGGACGAGATGATATTTATTTAGTAGAGACTGATTTAGTACAAGAAGTGCAAAACAGGTTAAAAGATAAGTTTTAG
- the dnaJ gene encoding molecular chaperone DnaJ, which produces MAKRDYYEVLGVSRDASEEEIKRAYRKLAFKYHPDRNPDDPEAEAKFKEAAEAYEVLRDPQKRAQYDRFGHAGLGNGGGFGGFESTEDIFSTFSDIFAEFFGFGSSSSSRARPGADLRYNLKISFRDAAKGTEVDLTIPKRDLCEVCGGTGAEPGSSVETCRHCGGRGQVYRSQGFFRVSMPCPVCNGRGEVIVNPCRKCRGRGIVNVNKKIKVRVPAGVDNGTRLRIRGEGEPGEFGGPPGDLYVVIYVEEDKVFKRQGQDIIVQVEVSFVQATLGAKIEVPTLDEPVEMEIPKGTQSGEVFKLRGLGLPSVNSSYRGDLLVEIIVKTPRHLTKRQVELLKEFEQIEQEKKDKGFKKIFKKVMGG; this is translated from the coding sequence ATGGCCAAGCGAGATTATTATGAAGTTTTAGGAGTATCTAGGGATGCTTCAGAAGAAGAGATAAAAAGGGCTTACAGGAAACTTGCCTTTAAATATCATCCAGATAGAAATCCTGATGATCCAGAGGCCGAAGCAAAGTTCAAAGAAGCAGCAGAAGCGTATGAAGTTTTAAGAGATCCGCAGAAAAGAGCCCAATATGATCGTTTTGGACATGCTGGTTTAGGCAATGGCGGTGGCTTTGGGGGATTTGAGAGCACAGAGGACATATTCAGTACTTTTAGTGATATTTTTGCTGAGTTCTTTGGATTTGGAAGCTCTAGTTCTTCGCGAGCTCGTCCAGGTGCTGATTTACGTTATAACTTAAAAATTTCGTTTCGTGACGCAGCCAAAGGGACAGAAGTAGACCTTACTATCCCTAAAAGAGATTTATGCGAAGTATGTGGTGGAACAGGAGCAGAACCTGGAAGCTCTGTGGAAACTTGTCGACATTGTGGTGGTAGGGGCCAAGTTTATCGTTCTCAAGGATTTTTTAGAGTTTCTATGCCTTGTCCTGTTTGTAATGGGAGAGGAGAGGTAATAGTAAATCCTTGTCGCAAGTGTAGAGGTAGAGGAATTGTAAATGTAAATAAAAAAATCAAAGTAAGAGTTCCTGCTGGAGTTGATAACGGTACACGACTTAGAATTAGAGGAGAAGGAGAACCTGGAGAGTTTGGAGGTCCTCCTGGAGATTTGTATGTAGTTATTTACGTAGAAGAAGATAAAGTCTTTAAACGACAAGGGCAAGACATCATTGTTCAGGTAGAAGTGAGTTTTGTGCAGGCGACTTTAGGAGCAAAAATAGAGGTTCCTACTTTAGATGAACCAGTAGAGATGGAAATTCCTAAAGGTACTCAATCGGGAGAAGTTTTTAAGCTACGTGGTTTAGGGCTTCCTTCAGTTAACAGTTCTTATAGAGGCGATTTATTAGTAGAGATTATAGTAAAAACGCCAAGACATCTTACCAAACGTCAAGTAGAGCTTTTAAAGGAATTTGAGCAAATAGAGCAGGAAAAAAAAGATAAGGGCTTTAAAAAGATATTTAAAAAAGTAATGGGTGGGTAA
- the moaC gene encoding cyclic pyranopterin monophosphate synthase MoaC — protein MSNFSHLTDDGQIKMVNVGEKQSSKRVARAEGYVKLSAKTFALLKEQALPKGDVLTTAKVAGILAAKKTGDLIPLCHPLNLSFVDIKFELQEKENAIRVESIVETVGTTGVEMEAIIAVQIAMSTIYDMCKAVQKDILLKDVRLLFKTGGKSGTFRAP, from the coding sequence ATGAGTAATTTCTCCCATCTTACAGATGATGGGCAAATTAAAATGGTGAATGTAGGGGAAAAACAGTCTTCCAAAAGAGTGGCAAGAGCAGAGGGTTATGTAAAACTTTCAGCAAAGACATTTGCTTTATTAAAAGAACAGGCTTTACCTAAGGGAGATGTTTTAACCACTGCAAAAGTAGCTGGTATTTTGGCAGCAAAAAAAACAGGAGATTTGATCCCTCTTTGTCATCCCTTAAATTTGTCTTTTGTGGACATAAAGTTTGAACTTCAAGAAAAAGAAAATGCTATTAGAGTAGAATCAATAGTTGAAACTGTAGGCACAACAGGTGTGGAAATGGAGGCTATTATTGCAGTACAAATAGCAATGTCAACTATCTATGATATGTGTAAAGCAGTACAAAAAGATATCCTTTTAAAGGACGTCCGTCTTTTGTTTAAAACTGGTGGGAAAAGTGGGACTTTTAGGGCTCCTTAG
- the cysK gene encoding cysteine synthase A — protein sequence MIYKSVLDIIGCTPMVYLNSLSHKCKSKIIAKLEYFNPGGSVKDRIAKHILIKAREEGKIDQNTLIVEATSGNTGIGLALVCSMLGLNLVIVMPENMSTERQRLLRKLGAKLILTPKEQGMQGAVNKAQTICKEEKNVFLVSQFENLYNVEAHYLFTAKEIWEDTNGQIDIFVAGVGSGGTITGVGKRLKEYKPTIQVYAVEPANSAVLSGGEAGSHLIQGIGAGFVPKIFDASIVDGVIKVRDEDALDMASWLIAKEGIMAGISSGANCWAAVELAKIAENKGKNIIFLACDTAERYLSTILFEEKNNG from the coding sequence ATGATATATAAGTCTGTATTAGATATAATTGGTTGTACTCCTATGGTATATTTAAATTCTTTATCTCATAAATGTAAATCTAAGATAATTGCAAAATTAGAATATTTTAACCCAGGAGGTTCTGTAAAAGATCGTATTGCTAAACATATTCTTATAAAAGCAAGAGAAGAAGGGAAAATAGACCAAAATACTTTAATTGTAGAAGCAACAAGTGGGAATACCGGAATAGGACTTGCTTTAGTTTGTAGTATGTTGGGTTTGAATTTAGTTATTGTGATGCCTGAAAATATGAGTACAGAAAGGCAACGGCTTTTAAGAAAACTAGGAGCTAAGCTTATTTTAACGCCTAAAGAACAAGGCATGCAAGGAGCAGTAAATAAAGCTCAAACCATTTGTAAAGAGGAAAAGAATGTGTTTTTAGTCTCTCAGTTTGAAAATTTGTATAATGTTGAAGCCCATTATTTGTTTACAGCAAAAGAAATATGGGAAGACACTAATGGTCAGATAGATATATTTGTGGCAGGGGTTGGCTCTGGAGGTACTATTACAGGGGTAGGTAAAAGATTAAAAGAGTATAAACCTACAATTCAAGTATATGCGGTGGAACCAGCTAATTCTGCTGTATTGTCTGGAGGTGAAGCTGGATCCCATTTAATTCAAGGTATTGGGGCGGGTTTTGTGCCTAAAATTTTTGATGCGAGTATAGTTGATGGTGTTATTAAGGTAAGAGATGAAGATGCTTTGGATATGGCTTCTTGGTTGATAGCAAAAGAAGGTATTATGGCAGGAATTTCTTCAGGAGCAAATTGCTGGGCAGCTGTAGAACTGGCTAAAATTGCAGAAAATAAAGGAAAAAACATAATTTTTCTTGCGTGTGATACTGCAGAGAGGTATTTAAGCACTATTCTTTTTGAGGAAAAGAACAATGGATAA